TGACTACCTTTGTATACCTCGATGTAGAAAAACTAATTGACCTTGCTGTCAGTGCAGGCGTATCAGCAATCTCCCGAGTTGGATGGCTACTGTCAGAAAAGAAAAATGAATGGCACGTAAGTGAAAATAGTCTCGCTCAACTTGAAAGCAAGCTTGGGTCGGGACCTTATCGTCTGGGGCCTATGACTAAGAGGTCGTCAACAGGATGGGTCACTCGATGGAAGCTCATATTGCCTGAAGATAAAGAGGAGGTTGAATCATGGATAACGCACTTGTAGGGAAGTTCCCACCACGCACGCTCGATAAAGTCGAGCGACTTCTTGATCTCCTTGCCGAAATTGACGAACACTCGATGCTCAAAGATAAACTTGCGCTCCACGGCGGAACTGCCATCAACTTATTCATGCTCAACATTCCTCGACTTTCCGTCGACATTGATCTCTCATATATCGGTTCGGTAGAAAAAGATGTAATGCTCGCTGACAGACCGACTATTGAACAATCCATCAACGAAGTTGCCAGATCACAGGGCTACACCGTTTCCGGTGCGAAAGGCGGCCATGCTGGCAGGACATTCATACTTAACTACAGGTCCCAATGGGGCGCAGATCATATCAAGATCGACTGCATCTATATGAACAGATCCCCTTTGACTCCAATCGAGCATAAGGTTTCTCAAATCAGACCGGAACTTACTGTGCCTGTCTTCTCTGATAATGAATTAATCGGTGGGAAGGTCAAAGCATTCTTCGACCGTGTGAAAGTACGAGATCTCTATGATATCGCTAACCTTAAGCACGTACTTGACGAACGCAGTAAGAAAGAACGTGTCATCGCACATAAAATCATTCTGTTCTACGCATCGATGTCTGCAACATTCCCATACGGATTCGGCAATCGAACAGATCGTTTTGCCGATAAGTATATCGAGCTTAAAGGGCAGCTTTATCCCATGCTTAGACGCGATGGAGTGGTGCCTACCCTTGAGGAATTAGTCACCGTAGCACGTGAGTTCATAACCGCTTACGTACTGCCAAAAAACGATAGTGAAGTCGAATATCTCACGTATTTTGCACACGGCCAGTTTGATCCATCCTTGCTCTTCAGTAAGACATCAATGGCTCACGCTGCGCTCGTAAATCCCGAAGCTCAGTGGAAATTGCAAAACATTCAAAAGATGCAGCAAAATGACGAGTGAGCGATAATTCCGCACTGAATGCAGCCTGTATTGATACATGCTGGAAGTGTCAACTCAGGCCGCAGCTTTATAGCCAGCTGCAGTTGAAGTTTGAGAGTCAGCTGAGGGTGGAACTTGAGGGTCAGACCGTTCCTTTGAAGGTTTCTCAAAACACCAATTCCCCGACTGCATTGGCAAGGAGTGCTCGGGTATAATCGCTGTCGGTTTCCAAGGGCATCCTAAAAGTAAGAAGAGCCCTTACTGTTCGCGGCGCGGTGTTGCACCGTTTTGAAGGAGGTCGCGCGCTTCATGCGTATCGGATTCGACAACGAGAAGTACATTGCCCTGCAAGCTTCGCATATCCGCGAGCGTATCGATCAGTTCGGCGGCAAATTGTATCTCGAGTTCGGCGGCAAATTGTTCGACGACTATCATGCCAGTCGTGTCCTCCCGGGGTTTGCGCCCGACAGCAAGATACGCATGCTCCAAAGCTTGAAGGACGATGTTGAAATCATCCTTGCGATCAACGCAAACGATATTCAGAAGGGCAAAATCCGCAGCGATCTGGGCATCACATACGATGAAGATCTGCTACGCCTGATGGACATCTTTCGGGGCATGGGATTTCTCGTGTCGGGCGCGGTTATCACCCGTTTTACTGGCCAACCTGACGCAACGATCTTCCATGAGCGCCTCAAAGAGCTCGGTATTCCGTCGTATTTGCACTACCCAATTGCCGGATACCCCTTTGATATCGAACATATTGCTTCCGAAGACGGCTTTGGCAAAAACGACTACATCGAAACCACTCGCCCCCTTGTAGTAGTAACTGCTCCAGGACCCGGCAGCGGCAAGATGGCTACCTGTCTTTCGCAGCTCTATCAAGACAACATGCGCGGTATTAAGGCCGGCTACGCTAAATACGAGACGTTCCCGGTGTGGAATTTGCCACTGCGCCATCCGGTTAATATTGCTTACGAGGCTGCCACTGTTGACCTTGACGATGCAAATGCCATCGACCCATTCCATTTGGAAGCACATGGCGAAACCACAGTGAATTACAACCGTGATATCGAAGTATTCCCCGTGCTTAAAGCCATGCTCGACAAGATTCTTGGCGAAAGCCCGTACGCCAGCCCCACCGACATGGGCGTCAATATGGCTGGCAAGGCGATTATCGATGATGAAGCGTGCCAGGAAGCCGCCAAACAGGAGATCATCCGTCGTTACTTCCGTACAGCAGTGGAAGTAAAGAAAACGGGTGTTGGAAAAGAACAGATTGCCAAGCTGGAACTGCTTATGAACCAGGTGGGGGTCACGCAGTCGCAATCCCCGTGTCGCAGTGCTGCCCTGCTTAAGGAAGAAACAACGGGTGCGCCGGCTGCTGCTATTGAAATGCCTGACGGTACTGTTATTACCGGCAAGACTTCTACCCTGCTTGGCTGCGCTTCATCACTTTTAATGAACGCCTTAAAGTATGCAGCGGGTATTCCGGATATTAACGTGATTAATGACGATGTCATCACACCCATCTGTCATCTAAAAGTCGATTCGCTCCACAGCCGCAATCCGCGCTTGCATTCCGATGAAACGCTACTTGCTCTTTCGGTAACAAGCGCAAGCGATCCAACGGCCGCCGAGCTTATTAAGCATATTCCCGACCTGCAAGGATGCGATGCGTTCTTTAGCGTGATCATTTCTGACACCGATGCGCGCCTGTATCAGAAACTCGGCATTAACGCGTGTTGCGAACCAAAATACGAACAGCGCCGCTACTATCACAAGTAAACCGCGCAGAGGCGCTTACACCTCTGCCTTATAGAAGGTGCCCCTTATAACGGCTATTCTCTATAAGGATTCATCAGACTCATAGACAACCAATAAACAGGTGGCACTTTGATCAACGTTGCTTGGCACGTAAACGTCTCTACCAGGCGTGATAGATACCATCTTCAGTACGTAACACCTGCAAAGGAACGTCAAAGAGCGTTTGAAGTGATTCTTGGGTAATCATGTCAACCTTCGCACCATCGCCGACAAGTCGCCCATCCTTCACCAACAGGACACGATTCATTTCGGGCTGTATATCTTCCACCAAATGCGTCACCAGCATGATGCTACGTCCCGCACGTGCCATGGCTGCAAGCGATTGACGCACGTGCCAGGCGCCTTCGGGGTCGAGACCCGACGAAGGCTCATCGAGAACCATAATCGATGGATCACCCACCAATGCGCGGGCAATTAAAACGCGGCGCGCCTGCCCCGTCGATAGGGTGAGAATATCGTGCTGTTCGAGCTGTTCAATGCCTAGTTCGCACAAACACTCGTGCGCCTTTGCACGTTGACCTTCCGTTGGCTTAAACCGCGCAGGAATCCCCAAACTGCCAAATAGACCGCCGAGCACAATCTCGATAACCGGCAAATGCACCGTTATCTGGCTCTGCGCTGTCATAGACACCACGCCAACCAGGCGACGAATATCGGCTGTCACCGGCCGCGGATTCCCACAAAACCGCACGGGTGGCTTTTCACGAAAAAGCGGATGTATCTCGTGCGTTAACAATTTGACGAGCGTTGACTTGCCGGCGCCATTCGGACCGAGCACCACGACCTGTTCACCACGCTCAATCGTCAACTTTTCAATTGAAAGGATGTCACGCCCGCTGCGCCGCACCGTGGCATTTTCAAGCTCGAGAAGGGGTGCGTTCCGTTGAATTTGTGCCATGCCACCGCCCAATCCGTATCTGTTTCGTACAATGCAGTGTACGACATGCCATCGCACAGCAGCTCGAAAAGAAATTGGA
This genomic interval from Cryptobacterium curtum DSM 15641 contains the following:
- a CDS encoding nucleotidyl transferase AbiEii/AbiGii toxin family protein, which gives rise to MDNALVGKFPPRTLDKVERLLDLLAEIDEHSMLKDKLALHGGTAINLFMLNIPRLSVDIDLSYIGSVEKDVMLADRPTIEQSINEVARSQGYTVSGAKGGHAGRTFILNYRSQWGADHIKIDCIYMNRSPLTPIEHKVSQIRPELTVPVFSDNELIGGKVKAFFDRVKVRDLYDIANLKHVLDERSKKERVIAHKIILFYASMSATFPYGFGNRTDRFADKYIELKGQLYPMLRRDGVVPTLEELVTVAREFITAYVLPKNDSEVEYLTYFAHGQFDPSLLFSKTSMAHAALVNPEAQWKLQNIQKMQQNDE
- a CDS encoding DUF1846 domain-containing protein, whose amino-acid sequence is MRIGFDNEKYIALQASHIRERIDQFGGKLYLEFGGKLFDDYHASRVLPGFAPDSKIRMLQSLKDDVEIILAINANDIQKGKIRSDLGITYDEDLLRLMDIFRGMGFLVSGAVITRFTGQPDATIFHERLKELGIPSYLHYPIAGYPFDIEHIASEDGFGKNDYIETTRPLVVVTAPGPGSGKMATCLSQLYQDNMRGIKAGYAKYETFPVWNLPLRHPVNIAYEAATVDLDDANAIDPFHLEAHGETTVNYNRDIEVFPVLKAMLDKILGESPYASPTDMGVNMAGKAIIDDEACQEAAKQEIIRRYFRTAVEVKKTGVGKEQIAKLELLMNQVGVTQSQSPCRSAALLKEETTGAPAAAIEMPDGTVITGKTSTLLGCASSLLMNALKYAAGIPDINVINDDVITPICHLKVDSLHSRNPRLHSDETLLALSVTSASDPTAAELIKHIPDLQGCDAFFSVIISDTDARLYQKLGINACCEPKYEQRRYYHK
- a CDS encoding ABC transporter ATP-binding protein encodes the protein MAQIQRNAPLLELENATVRRSGRDILSIEKLTIERGEQVVVLGPNGAGKSTLVKLLTHEIHPLFREKPPVRFCGNPRPVTADIRRLVGVVSMTAQSQITVHLPVIEIVLGGLFGSLGIPARFKPTEGQRAKAHECLCELGIEQLEQHDILTLSTGQARRVLIARALVGDPSIMVLDEPSSGLDPEGAWHVRQSLAAMARAGRSIMLVTHLVEDIQPEMNRVLLVKDGRLVGDGAKVDMITQESLQTLFDVPLQVLRTEDGIYHAW